In a single window of the Necator americanus strain Aroian chromosome X, whole genome shotgun sequence genome:
- a CDS encoding hypothetical protein (NECATOR_CHRX.G26572.T1) — MVNLARCMKFWCNIRDVSHPPKNNLVSVHSKIKLEEGEQTSVKRNGAIGKEQGMVDAVLYALIKPGGDFTYTSAIMDGCFNTFAIRAAENHVV; from the coding sequence ATGGTGAACTTGGCCAGATGCATGAAGTTTTGGTGCAATATAAGAGATGTATCGCATCCACCTAAGAACAACCTTGTCTCGGTGCATAGCAAAATCAAATTGGAAGAAGGTGAGCAAACATCAGTAAAAAGGAATGGGGCTATAGGGAAAGAGCAGGGGATGGTTGATGCAGTTCTCTACGCACTGATTAAACCAGGAGGTGATTTTACGTACACGTCAGCAATTATGGATGGATGTTTCAACACATTTGCCATACGAGCTGCAGAAAACCACGTTGTATGA
- a CDS encoding hypothetical protein (NECATOR_CHRX.G26573.T3) — translation MLEDEETAELLKLRSAPGRDRPPGSRSVFSQASTSEKILWFIKTPIRAVMCLSLVTVFFLTYFGFMFPVMGLRKIWPRLYWFVEGKLYRWLQGFIGTWGYTAGYDVFEYGDDVTTYYRDERVLVMCNHQSTADVPTLMACLQSKGVASRKTLWLMDVMFRWSPFGIVGNNHGDYFIKQGKATREKEILRLKQHLREVFWDRDRRWVILFPEGGFYHKRVESSQRYGKLNGFPHLKYTTLPRMGAVKAILEEVGPREDEDEPRERSSSKLKLITDTVGAIREKKYVKETRPPIKYVLDVTIAYPNGIPLSLVSLGFGTREKCDIAVNYKIYNADEVPFDDDDKLRDWMYNVYKEKDEMLARYYETGQFQSGERGTRVVFSWAKIIGQYMFWFASFYAQYQIYSRICKQVFLILTSPFM, via the exons ATGTTGGAAGATGAAGAAACTGCAGAACTATTGAAGCTGAGGTCGGCTCCTGGTCGTGACCGACCGCCAGGTTCTCGATCAGTATTTTCGCAAGCTTCCACCTCTGAGAAAATTTTATGGTTTATAAAGACACCTATTAG AGCAGTAATGTGTTTATCGCTTGTGACAGTGTTCTTTTTGACTTACTTTGGTTTCATGTTCCCTGTCATGGGACTGCGAAAAATTTG GCCTCGTCTGTACTGGTTCGTCGAAGGCAAATTGTATCGATGGCTACAAGGATTTATTGGTACATGGGGATATACGGCTGGATATGATG TTTTCGAGTACGGAGACGATGTTACTACGTATTATCGAGACGAAAGGGTCTTGGTGATGTGCAATCATCAAAGCACCGCAGATGTTCCGACGTTGATGGCGTGTTTGCAAAGTAAGGGCGTTGCCAGCAGAAAG ACTCTCTGGCTAATGGATGTGATGTTCCGTTGGAGTCCTTTTGGTATAGTTGGAAACAATCACGgagattattttattaaacaaGGGAAAGCTACTCGGGAAAAAGAGATCCTGAG attgaaGCAACATTTACGTGAGGTATTCTGGGATCGCGATCGCCGCTGGGTTATTCTCTTTCCCGAAGGCGGATTCTACCACAAACGTGTAGAGAGTAGTCAAAG ATATGGAAAGCTCAATGGTTTCCCTCACCTGAAGTATACAACTTTACCTCGAATGGGAGCGGTGAAAGCCATATTAGAAGAA GTGGGACCACgagaagatgaagatgaaCCGAGAGAGCGTAGCTCCAGCAAGTTAAAATTAATCACTGATACCGTTGGAGCTATCAGGGAGAAGAAGTATGTTAAAG AAACTCGTCCACCTATCAAGTATGTATTGGATGTAACAATTGCGTATCCTAACGGCATACCGCTCAGTCTTGTTTCTCTTGGATTTGGTACTCGCGAAAAGTGCGACATCGCAGTGAACTATAAGATTTACAACGCTGACGAG GTTCCATTTGACGATGATGACAAATTACGCGACTGGATGTATAACGTGTATAAGGAGAAGGACGAGATGTTAG CTCGATACTACGAAACCGGCCAATTTCAATCCGGAGAACGTGGAACACGTGTGGTATTTTCGTGGGCCAAAATCATCGGCCAGTACATGTTTTGGTTCGCTTCTTTCTATGCTCAGTATCAG ATTTACTCACGGATTTGCAAACAGGTGTTCCTGATACTGACGTCTCCGTTCATGTGA
- a CDS encoding hypothetical protein (NECATOR_CHRX.G26573.T1) produces the protein MLEDEETAELLKLRSAPGRDRPPGSRSVFSQASTSEKILWFIKTPIRAVMCLSLVTVFFLTYFGFMFPVMGLRKIWPRLYWFVEGKLYRWLQGFIGTWGYTAGYDVFEYGDDVTTYYRDERVLVMCNHQSTADVPTLMACLQSKGVASRKTLWLMDVMFRWSPFGIVGNNHGDYFIKQGKATREKEILRLKQHLREVFWDRDRRWVILFPEGGFYHKRVESSQRYGKLNGFPHLKYTTLPRMGAVKAILEEVGPREDEDEPRERSSSKLKLITDTVGAIREKKYVKV, from the exons ATGTTGGAAGATGAAGAAACTGCAGAACTATTGAAGCTGAGGTCGGCTCCTGGTCGTGACCGACCGCCAGGTTCTCGATCAGTATTTTCGCAAGCTTCCACCTCTGAGAAAATTTTATGGTTTATAAAGACACCTATTAG AGCAGTAATGTGTTTATCGCTTGTGACAGTGTTCTTTTTGACTTACTTTGGTTTCATGTTCCCTGTCATGGGACTGCGAAAAATTTG GCCTCGTCTGTACTGGTTCGTCGAAGGCAAATTGTATCGATGGCTACAAGGATTTATTGGTACATGGGGATATACGGCTGGATATGATG TTTTCGAGTACGGAGACGATGTTACTACGTATTATCGAGACGAAAGGGTCTTGGTGATGTGCAATCATCAAAGCACCGCAGATGTTCCGACGTTGATGGCGTGTTTGCAAAGTAAGGGCGTTGCCAGCAGAAAG ACTCTCTGGCTAATGGATGTGATGTTCCGTTGGAGTCCTTTTGGTATAGTTGGAAACAATCACGgagattattttattaaacaaGGGAAAGCTACTCGGGAAAAAGAGATCCTGAG attgaaGCAACATTTACGTGAGGTATTCTGGGATCGCGATCGCCGCTGGGTTATTCTCTTTCCCGAAGGCGGATTCTACCACAAACGTGTAGAGAGTAGTCAAAG ATATGGAAAGCTCAATGGTTTCCCTCACCTGAAGTATACAACTTTACCTCGAATGGGAGCGGTGAAAGCCATATTAGAAGAA GTGGGACCACgagaagatgaagatgaaCCGAGAGAGCGTAGCTCCAGCAAGTTAAAATTAATCACTGATACCGTTGGAGCTATCAGGGAGAAGAAGTATGTTAAAG TCTAA
- a CDS encoding hypothetical protein (NECATOR_CHRX.G26574.T1), translating into MEQEDMTHLLGIEFAPLNIPWERRLQTLGAIHFFMVSLLLPLLTLLFPIYMLFSCLWPLVAAYFVWLYYDWDSPKRGAYRSKWFMRQRIHNWYANYFPVKLHKTEELSPEENYIIGSHPHGIISMAAFVNFATNGTGILEKFPDIEFHLCTLVGQFYTPFRREWGLLHGMIDCSRQSLTYVLNGTKGKACVLVVGGAEEALDAHPGHHILTIYKRKGFIRLALETGANLVPCYSFGENEIYHQADNPKGSTIRMIQTTLKNILGFSPPIFHGRGVFNYNFGLLPYRKPINTVLGKPIKVKKTEHPTQEQIDELHKAYIAELQKLFEINKTKYGVPPQTQLVLQ; encoded by the exons ATGGAACAGGAA GACATGACACATCTGCTGGGGATTGAGTTCGCCCCTCTCAATATTCCATGGGAACGGAGACTTCAAACTCTCGGCGCTATACATTTCTTTATGGTTTCGCTATTACTGCCTCTGTTAACACTTTTGTTTCCTATTTATATG CTATTCTCGTGCCTGTGGCCTTTGGTTGCAGCATATTTTGTTTGGTTGTATTACGACTGGGATTCACCGAAGCGGGGGGCATACCGTTCTAAATGGTTCATGCGTCAACGCATCCATAACTGGTACGCCAACTATTTCCCTGTGAAGCTGCACAAAACTGAAGAATTAAGCCCAGAGGAG AATTATATCATAGGAAGTCACCCCCATGGAATTATATCAATGGCGGCTTTTGTTAATTTTGCAACGAACGGGACAGGaatattggaaaaattccCTGACATCGAATTCCATTTGTGCACGTTGGTTGGACAGTTCTACACGCCATTTAGACGGGAATGGGGACTTCTACACGGAATGATCGACTGTAGTCGACAAAGTCTCACCTATGTGCTCAATGGCACGAAG GGAAAAGCCTGTGTCTTAGTTGTCGGCGGGGCAGAGGAAGCTCTTGACGCACATCCTGGTCACCACATTTTGACGATTTATAAGCGGAAAGGGTTCATTCGTCTGGCCCTGGAAACTGGTGCAAATCTTGTTCCATGTTATTCATTCGGAGAAAACGAAATATACCATCAG GCTGATAATCCGAAGGGCTCAACAATAAGAATGATTCAAACAACGCTCAAGAACATTCTTGGCTTCTCTCCACCAATCTTTCATGGGAGAGGTGTTTTTAACTACAATTTCGGACTACTTCCTTACAG gaAGCCAATCAACACTGTATTGGGAAAACCTATCAAAGTGAAGAAAACAGAGCATCCAACTCAGGAGCAGATTGACGAATTGCACAAGGCCTACATCGCGGAACTGCAGAAGTTGTTTGAGATTAATAAAACGAAATATGGTGTTCCACCTCAGACACAGCTGGTACTGCAATGA
- a CDS encoding hypothetical protein (NECATOR_CHRX.G26574.T2), which translates to MTHLLGIEFAPLNIPWERRLQTLGAIHFFMVSLLLPLLTLLFPIYMLFSCLWPLVAAYFVWLYYDWDSPKRGAYRSKWFMRQRIHNWYANYFPVKLHKTEELSPEENYIIGSHPHGIISMAAFVNFATNGTGILEKFPDIEFHLCTLVGQFYTPFRREWGLLHGMIDCSRQSLTYVLNGTKGKACVLVVGGAEEALDAHPGHHILTIYKRKGFIRLALETGANLVPCYSFGENEIYHQADNPKGSTIRMIQTTLKNILGFSPPIFHGRGVFNYNFGLLPYRKPINTVLGKPIKVKKTEHPTQEQIDELHKAYIAELQKLFEINKTKYGVPPQTQLVLQ; encoded by the exons ATGACACATCTGCTGGGGATTGAGTTCGCCCCTCTCAATATTCCATGGGAACGGAGACTTCAAACTCTCGGCGCTATACATTTCTTTATGGTTTCGCTATTACTGCCTCTGTTAACACTTTTGTTTCCTATTTATATG CTATTCTCGTGCCTGTGGCCTTTGGTTGCAGCATATTTTGTTTGGTTGTATTACGACTGGGATTCACCGAAGCGGGGGGCATACCGTTCTAAATGGTTCATGCGTCAACGCATCCATAACTGGTACGCCAACTATTTCCCTGTGAAGCTGCACAAAACTGAAGAATTAAGCCCAGAGGAG AATTATATCATAGGAAGTCACCCCCATGGAATTATATCAATGGCGGCTTTTGTTAATTTTGCAACGAACGGGACAGGaatattggaaaaattccCTGACATCGAATTCCATTTGTGCACGTTGGTTGGACAGTTCTACACGCCATTTAGACGGGAATGGGGACTTCTACACGGAATGATCGACTGTAGTCGACAAAGTCTCACCTATGTGCTCAATGGCACGAAG GGAAAAGCCTGTGTCTTAGTTGTCGGCGGGGCAGAGGAAGCTCTTGACGCACATCCTGGTCACCACATTTTGACGATTTATAAGCGGAAAGGGTTCATTCGTCTGGCCCTGGAAACTGGTGCAAATCTTGTTCCATGTTATTCATTCGGAGAAAACGAAATATACCATCAG GCTGATAATCCGAAGGGCTCAACAATAAGAATGATTCAAACAACGCTCAAGAACATTCTTGGCTTCTCTCCACCAATCTTTCATGGGAGAGGTGTTTTTAACTACAATTTCGGACTACTTCCTTACAG gaAGCCAATCAACACTGTATTGGGAAAACCTATCAAAGTGAAGAAAACAGAGCATCCAACTCAGGAGCAGATTGACGAATTGCACAAGGCCTACATCGCGGAACTGCAGAAGTTGTTTGAGATTAATAAAACGAAATATGGTGTTCCACCTCAGACACAGCTGGTACTGCAATGA
- a CDS encoding hypothetical protein (NECATOR_CHRX.G26573.T2): MTAILPTPTTTLTRKSSTIETRPPIKYVLDVTIAYPNGIPLSLVSLGFGTREKCDIAVNYKIYNADEVPFDDDDKLRDWMYNVYKEKDEMLARYYETGQFQSGERGTRVVFSWAKIIGQYMFWFASFYAQYQIYSRICKQVFLILTSPFM; encoded by the exons ATGACAGCTATTCTCCCAACACCCACAACCACATTGACGCGCAAATCTAGTACTATAG AAACTCGTCCACCTATCAAGTATGTATTGGATGTAACAATTGCGTATCCTAACGGCATACCGCTCAGTCTTGTTTCTCTTGGATTTGGTACTCGCGAAAAGTGCGACATCGCAGTGAACTATAAGATTTACAACGCTGACGAG GTTCCATTTGACGATGATGACAAATTACGCGACTGGATGTATAACGTGTATAAGGAGAAGGACGAGATGTTAG CTCGATACTACGAAACCGGCCAATTTCAATCCGGAGAACGTGGAACACGTGTGGTATTTTCGTGGGCCAAAATCATCGGCCAGTACATGTTTTGGTTCGCTTCTTTCTATGCTCAGTATCAG ATTTACTCACGGATTTGCAAACAGGTGTTCCTGATACTGACGTCTCCGTTCATGTGA
- a CDS encoding hypothetical protein (NECATOR_CHRX.G26575.T2): MEYLVDYPVRRNVGFIFSKHHHLMGTRRVSSPNGDFTLFFTIQSPFSNFHPCRFQETAMDGSRRKFSCVEQYYMYSKALSAGDKTAAERIMSERDPKKMKRIAFPKNFMWDSMSTAVMSTALEAKFTQDARLRHMLFLTHGSRLVECSPSDVIWGIGLPINSPDAVNPSRWRGKNRLGSLMDAVREKLWTNDEYRSQREEVEAQMNLFPGYADLYFSSNITRSRHSTDGAVEAKSDEIHENVRRRGSGDSLRAKRRAQAEEELIEAVCVEKRRRSEHESSDTKKIETLSAVATSQVHSTECRNGSSSIQPLQNVARPISTEGNNNNACKSAGQKINKSQALLDVVDHSIQEILLPGEGAAAVTVSEAVVTTDDTNTNIQVEAAERLRKIPATEDTEEVIRPEDLEFKNGRGGSGRKRTAEKREATDVPKEKRRKRGDSGTLSRSRSTHKKTRSRSSPKRSQKDNGERVRGRKSGHKERTRKDEKNDEEKKSHRRRRSSEEKSRTRSRSRSGRKDSIRNDTKRKHGSSSEHTRDVRNEEKNKTVEEKKDSKPGNSVPTSLTTAVRPAEEEMFGPPTVAFSKAEKMNNLLNRMKKKQSLQSGQIK; encoded by the exons ATGGAATATTTGGTCGA CTATCCTGTGAGACGAAACGTGGGATTCATTTTCTCGA AACACCACCATTTGATGGGAACTCGCCGCGTTTCTTCTCCAAATGGCGATTTTACCTTGTTTTTCACCATTCAAAGCccattttccaatttccatCCATGTCGATTTCAAGAAACAGCTATGGATGGTTCGAGAAGAAAGTTCTCCTGCGTTGAACAGTACTACAT GTACAGCAAGGCTCTGTCTGCTGGTGACAAGACCGCCGCAGAACGCATTATGTCGGAACGAGAtccgaagaaaatgaaacgtaTTG catttccaaaaaatttcatgtGGGACTCCATGAGCACAGCAGTTATGTcaactgcgctcgaagcgaagtTTACGCAGGACGCTCGGCTTCGACACATGCTTTTTTTGACTCATGGATCACGTCTTGTCGAGTGTTCACCTTCCGACGTCATTTGGGGAATCG GTCTTCCGATCAACAGCCCGGACGCTGTGAATCCGTCTAGATGGCGTGGGAAGAATCGCCTCGGCAGCCTAATGGACGCCGTGCGTGAAAAGTTATGGACAAATGATGAATACAG GTCGCAACGTGAAGAAGTCGAGGCGCAGATGAATTTGTTCCCCGGTTATGCAGAtctgtatttttcttcgaatataaCCAG AAGTCGTCATAGCACTGACGGTGCTGTTGAAGCGAAAAGCGACGAAATTCATGAGAACGTGCGGCGACGAGGTTCTGGCGATTCTCTTCGCGCCAAACGACGTGCGCAAGCTGAAGAAGAATTAATTGAAGCCGTGTGTGTGGAGAAGCGACGCCGTAGTGAACATGAAAGTTCTGacacaaagaaaatagaaacccTAAG tgcgGTAGCTACTAGTCAAGTACACTCAACAGAGTGTAGAAATGGTTCCTCATCAATTCAACCACTACAAAACGTGGCACGACCTATTTCAACTGAAggaaataacaataatgcTTGCAAATCAGCgggacaaaaaataaacaagtcgCAAGCGCTGCTAGACGTTGTGGACCATTCTATTCAAGAAATACTGCTCCCTGGAGAGGGTGCTGCAGCAGTGACAGTGTCCGAAGCAGTCGTGACTACTGACGATACAAATACTAACATACAAGTGGAGGCTGCGGAAAGGCTAAGGAAGATTCCTGCTACTGAAGACACTGAAGAAGTCATACGACCAGAGGACTTAGAGTTCAAGAATGGAAGGGGTGGATCAGGACGAAAGCGAACTGCGGAGAAAAGGGAG GCAACAGATGTTCCTAAGGAGAAACGTAGAAAGCGAGGAGACAGTGGCACGTTAAGTCGTTCACGCTCAACGCACAAAAAAACACGATCGCGGTCGTCACCCAAAAGGTCTCAAAAAGATAATGGAGAACGTGTGAGAGGCAGAAAAAGTGGTCATAAGGAACGCACTCGTAAAG ATGAGAAGAacgatgaagagaaaaaatctcataGGCGGAGAAGGagcagtgaagaaaaatcaagaacaaGAAGCAGGAGCCGATCAGGAAGGAAGGATTCCATCAGAAACG ACACCAAACGTAAACATGGGTCCTCATCTGAACATACGAGAGATGTAAGGAATGAGGAGAAGAATAAGACAgttgaagagaagaaggactCAAAACcag GAAATTCTGTTCCAACATCACTTACCACAGCCGTAAGACCTGCAGAAGAGGAGATGTTTGGTCCACCAACGGTTGCCTtttcaaaagcagaaaaa ATGAACAACCTTCTCAatcgaatgaaaaagaagcagTCACTACAATCGGGACAAATcaaatga
- a CDS encoding hypothetical protein (NECATOR_CHRX.G26575.T1), with product MDGSRRKFSCVEQYYMYSKALSAGDKTAAERIMSERDPKKMKRIGMEVVGFNREFISKKFHVGLHEHSSYVNCARSEVYAGRSASTHAFFDSWITSCRVFTFRRHLGNRIICARMVSSGLPINSPDAVNPSRWRGKNRLGSLMDAVREKLWTNDEYRSQREEVEAQMNLFPGYADLYFSSNITRSRHSTDGAVEAKSDEIHENVRRRGSGDSLRAKRRAQAEEELIEAVCVEKRRRSEHESSDTKKIETLSAVATSQVHSTECRNGSSSIQPLQNVARPISTEGNNNNACKSAGQKINKSQALLDVVDHSIQEILLPGEGAAAVTVSEAVVTTDDTNTNIQVEAAERLRKIPATEDTEEVIRPEDLEFKNGRGGSGRKRTAEKREATDVPKEKRRKRGDSGTLSRSRSTHKKTRSRSSPKRSQKDNGERVRGRKSGHKERTRKDEKNDEEKKSHRRRRSSEEKSRTRSRSRSGRKDSIRNDTKRKHGSSSEHTRDVRNEEKNKTVEEKKDSKPGNSVPTSLTTAVRPAEEEMFGPPTVAFSKAEKMNNLLNRMKKKQSLQSGQIK from the exons ATGGATGGTTCGAGAAGAAAGTTCTCCTGCGTTGAACAGTACTACAT GTACAGCAAGGCTCTGTCTGCTGGTGACAAGACCGCCGCAGAACGCATTATGTCGGAACGAGAtccgaagaaaatgaaacgtaTTGGTATGGAGGTCGTCGGCTTTAATCGCGAATT catttccaaaaaatttcatgtGGGACTCCATGAGCACAGCAGTTATGTcaactgcgctcgaagcgaagtTTACGCAGGACGCTCGGCTTCGACACATGCTTTTTTTGACTCATGGATCACGTCTTGTCGAGTGTTCACCTTCCGACGTCATTTGGGGAATCG AATCATCTGTGCGCGTATGGTAAGCTCAGGTCTTCCGATCAACAGCCCGGACGCTGTGAATCCGTCTAGATGGCGTGGGAAGAATCGCCTCGGCAGCCTAATGGACGCCGTGCGTGAAAAGTTATGGACAAATGATGAATACAG GTCGCAACGTGAAGAAGTCGAGGCGCAGATGAATTTGTTCCCCGGTTATGCAGAtctgtatttttcttcgaatataaCCAG AAGTCGTCATAGCACTGACGGTGCTGTTGAAGCGAAAAGCGACGAAATTCATGAGAACGTGCGGCGACGAGGTTCTGGCGATTCTCTTCGCGCCAAACGACGTGCGCAAGCTGAAGAAGAATTAATTGAAGCCGTGTGTGTGGAGAAGCGACGCCGTAGTGAACATGAAAGTTCTGacacaaagaaaatagaaacccTAAG tgcgGTAGCTACTAGTCAAGTACACTCAACAGAGTGTAGAAATGGTTCCTCATCAATTCAACCACTACAAAACGTGGCACGACCTATTTCAACTGAAggaaataacaataatgcTTGCAAATCAGCgggacaaaaaataaacaagtcgCAAGCGCTGCTAGACGTTGTGGACCATTCTATTCAAGAAATACTGCTCCCTGGAGAGGGTGCTGCAGCAGTGACAGTGTCCGAAGCAGTCGTGACTACTGACGATACAAATACTAACATACAAGTGGAGGCTGCGGAAAGGCTAAGGAAGATTCCTGCTACTGAAGACACTGAAGAAGTCATACGACCAGAGGACTTAGAGTTCAAGAATGGAAGGGGTGGATCAGGACGAAAGCGAACTGCGGAGAAAAGGGAG GCAACAGATGTTCCTAAGGAGAAACGTAGAAAGCGAGGAGACAGTGGCACGTTAAGTCGTTCACGCTCAACGCACAAAAAAACACGATCGCGGTCGTCACCCAAAAGGTCTCAAAAAGATAATGGAGAACGTGTGAGAGGCAGAAAAAGTGGTCATAAGGAACGCACTCGTAAAG ATGAGAAGAacgatgaagagaaaaaatctcataGGCGGAGAAGGagcagtgaagaaaaatcaagaacaaGAAGCAGGAGCCGATCAGGAAGGAAGGATTCCATCAGAAACG ACACCAAACGTAAACATGGGTCCTCATCTGAACATACGAGAGATGTAAGGAATGAGGAGAAGAATAAGACAgttgaagagaagaaggactCAAAACcag GAAATTCTGTTCCAACATCACTTACCACAGCCGTAAGACCTGCAGAAGAGGAGATGTTTGGTCCACCAACGGTTGCCTtttcaaaagcagaaaaa ATGAACAACCTTCTCAatcgaatgaaaaagaagcagTCACTACAATCGGGACAAATcaaatga
- a CDS encoding hypothetical protein (NECATOR_CHRX.G26576.T2) has protein sequence MYPTKYFGCELGAQTNYDAKNERYIVNGEHDAAKLQDILDGFIKKFVLCPACENPETALSVRRNQIHSKCKACGHAFIIDSRHKLSTYILKNPPKVEVDFSKDSKQNGNGHVKEEDLGVEANGDRNSSNDDDDDDWAPEEDEAVNTKLAAGIGKLVIDKDLDKSIEERLDMLHRFFLDAKEKGTVGDGKALADEAERLELKQKAPLLLADVLLDQNIIKDQMAQIRNNRKTLLRFTLGDRKAQRYLLGGIEQLIIKHEAILLPKAAHIIKALYDNDICEEEAILAWGEKPSSKYVTKTQSKKIVQKCEAVLTWLREAEEEDDDEEESDDEIDFDDRAQKKSVYAEKAKVQAGANEDIKVQGDDGVEIDIDDI, from the exons ATGT ATCCGACCAAGTACTTCGGTTGTGAACTGGGCGCACAGACCAACTATGATGCGAAAAACGAGCGTTACATAGTGAATGGTGAGCACGACGCTGCGAAGCTCCAAGATATTCTGGATGgcttcataaaaaaatttgtacTCTGTCCAGCATGTGAGAATCCGGAAACTGCGTTG TCAGTACGTCGCAATCAGATTCACAGCAAGTGCAAAGCGTGCGGACATGCATTCATTATCGATAGTCGACATAAGCTATCTACATATATCCTCAAGAACCCGCCCAAAGTTGAGGTTGACTTCT CTAAGGACAGCAAACAGAACGGCAATGGACATGTCAAAGAAGAGGATCTTGGAGTGGAAGCTAATGGGGATAGG AACAGCTCtaacgatgatgatgatgacgatTGGGCACCAGAGGAAGACGAAGCAGTGAACACTAAACTAGCTGCAGGAATTGGAAAGCTGGTAATCGATAAGGACCTCGACAAGAGTATTGAGGAACGCTTGGACATGCTGCATCGTTTCTTCCTTGATGCGAAGGAAAAAGGAACTGTTGGCGATGGAAAG GCTTTGGCCGATGAAGCGGAGCGTCTAGAACTCAAACAAAAGGCGCCGCTTCTTCTTGCTGATGTCCTTTTGGATCAAAACATAATCAAGGATCAAATGGCGCAGATcagaaacaatagaaaaacgtTACTAAGATTTACGCTTGGTGATAGGAAG GCGCAACGCTACCTTTTGGGTGGTATCGAACAACTTATTATAAAACATGAAGCAATATTATTACCGAAAGCTGCTCACATAATCAAAGCCCTCTACGATAATGATATTTGCGAGGAGGAAGCCATCCTTGCTTGGGGTGAAAAG CCGTCGTCGAAGTATGTTACAAAGACACAATCTAAAAAGATTGTCCAGAAATGTGAAGCAGTCCTCACGTGGCTCAGAGAAGCTGAAGAGGAAGATGACGACGAAGAAGAATCTGAtgacgaaattgac TTCGATGATCGTGCACAAAAGAAAAGCGTGTACGCGGAAAAGGCAAAGGTGCAAGCTGGAGCGAATGAAGACATCAAGGTTCAAGGCGATGATGGCGTCGAAATCGATATTGATGACATTTAA